In a genomic window of Colius striatus isolate bColStr4 chromosome 2, bColStr4.1.hap1, whole genome shotgun sequence:
- the EPCAM gene encoding epithelial cell adhesion molecule has product MKSLCGTALLLLLCAAACAQQTSCICEKNKRVSNCRMEGNICWCNSLGSDLSVNCSTLTSKCLLMKAEMTSSKSGRREKPKDAFEDTDGLYDPECENTGVFKAKQCNGTTCWCVNTAGVRRTDKHDSDLKCNQLVRTIWIIIEMKHAERDTPLNAESLKKFFKETLTNRYMLDGRYISSVLYEKPYITIDLKQNSSERSSGGVDIADVAYYFEKEVKGDSIFLGNPLNVSIDNEKVQFEKTVVYYVDEIAPEFSMKSLTPGLIAVIVIIVIAIVAGIVVLVLTRRRKGKYVKAEVKEMNEMHRGLNA; this is encoded by the exons ATGAAGTCGCTCTGTGGGACTGCTCTCCTACTGCTGCTCTGCGCCGCCGCCTGTGCCCAACAGACCT CATGCATCTGCGAGAAGAACAAGCGTGTCAGCAACTGCAGGATGGAGGGTAACATCTGCTGGTGCAACTCGCTGGGTTCCGACTTGAGCGTGAACTGCAGCACTT TGACTTCAAAATGCCTGTTGATGAAAGCAGAAATGACAAGCTCAAAATCAGGTCGCCGTGAGAAACCAAAAGATGCATTTGAAGATACTGATGGCCTTTATGACCCCGAGTGTGAAAATACTGGTGTTTTCAAGGCAAAGCAGTGCAATGGAACCACCTGTTGGTGTGTGAATACAGCTGGTGTTAGAAGAACTGACAAACATGATTCAGACTTGAAGTGCAATCAATTAGTCAGAACAAT TTGGATCATCATTGAAATGAAACATGCTGAGAGAGACACTCCTCTGAACGCTGAATCTTTAAAGAA GTTCTTCAAGGAAACACTGACCAATCGTTACATGCTGGATGGACGCTATATAAGCAGTGTTCTG tacGAAAAACCTTACATTACTATTGACTTGAAGCAAAATTCCTCAGAGAGATCTTCTGGAGGTGTGGATATAGCTGATGTGGCCTACTACTTTGAAAAAGAA GTAAAAGGTGACTCCATCTTTCTTGGTAACCCACTAAATGTCAGCATTGATAATGAAAAGGTGCAGTTTGAGAAGACAGTGGTCTACTACGTTGATGAAATAGCACCAGAGTTTTCCATGAAGTCTCTGACTCCTGGCCTCATTGCTGTCATTGTAATAATAGTAATAGCAATCGTTGCTGGAATTGTTGTTCTG GTCCTtacaaggaggaggaaagggaaatacGTGAAAGCTGAG GTAAAGGAAATGAATGAAATGCATAGAGGGCTGAATGCATAA